One Chanodichthys erythropterus isolate Z2021 chromosome 10, ASM2448905v1, whole genome shotgun sequence DNA segment encodes these proteins:
- the LOC137028129 gene encoding mast cell protease 1A-like → MLTALCFESSMIVFIMTIISLLLLAFLFPHLNFTACVNVGIVNGTEAKKHSRPYMVSLQRNWQHVCCGFLISDEFVLTAAHCRKRSETLTVVIGAHDLKNKTEGSVRIGVMSYHQHPNFTVEPVMNDIMLLRLDKKVTQNEKVNWISIPVKEEDIEVHSVCSVAGWGRLNINGSLSNRLMETYVKIMNNTECENKWAKYNYSAAQMMCTYGDGGSCTGDSGGPLVCGKTAVGVTSFGDPDLCNSSELPEVYMKVSAYLAWIHTFIGNVY, encoded by the exons TGTTTTGAGAGCTCAATGATTGTCTTCATCATGACCATCATCTCTCTGCTCCTGCTGGCCTTTCTGTTTCCACACCTGAACTTCACTG cttgTGTGAATGTGGGTATAGTGAACGGCACAGAAGCCAAAAAGCACTCCAGACCTTACATGGTTTCTCTTCAGAGGAACTGGCAACATGTCTGTTGTGGATTCCTCATTTCTGACGAGTTTGTCTTGACTGCCGCACATTGTCGAAAAAG ATCAGAGACTTTAACAGTCGTGATTGGTGCACATGACCTAAAAAATAAGACTGAGGGTTCAGTGCGCATCGGGGTGATGTCCTACCACCAGCATCCAAACTTTACGGTGGAACCTGTTATGAATGACATTATGCTTTTAAGG CTGGATAAAAAAGTCACACAAAATGAGAAAGTCAACTGGATATCCATACCAGTGAAAGAAGAAGACATTGAAGTGCATTCTGTGTGCAGTGTTGCAGGCTGGGGAAGACTGAATATTAATGGCTCCCTTAGCAATCGTCTCATGGAGACATATGTAAAGATCATGAATAACACagaatgtgaaaataaatgggCAAAATATAACTATTCAGCTGCACAGATGATGTGTACATATGGCGATGGAGGAAGTTGCACC GGGGATTCAGGAGGTCCTTTGGTTTGTGGGAAAACCGCTGTTGGGGTCACATCTTTCGGTGACCCTGATCTCTGTAATTCATCTGAGCTACCTGAAGTTTATATGAAGGTTTCAGCATATCTGGCATGGATACATACATTTATTGGAAATGTTTATTGA